The Echinicola jeungdonensis genome segment ACATTCTAAAAGCCTTTGGAGAAGAGGAGGAAGAATCCTAAATCATTGGTTTAGGTAAGCCCCTTCATATCTTCCCTGGCTTCTTCCGTTAAAACCCCTTCAAAAACCAAAAGGAAAAACTGTTGGCTCAACTCAGCAAGTTTTGGTTCTTGCCTGGGACTTTCTTTGGTAAATTGCTGAAGGAATTCTTCATCCATCAAATTTTTCAAAAACGACATGCAAATAACCGCTCCCAATTCATCCTGAATATCCTCCTGAATCAAGCCTTCTTCTTTTCCCTTTTTTATAAAATTTTGAACAGGGCTTTTACAATTACTGATAATTTCCCCTCTTATTTGAAGGAATATGTGGGGAAGGTTTTCCTTCAAATCCAGCATTAAGGAAGGGTTGATCCTGGAAAGTTGAGCCGACAAGGTAGCATGGAGAGACCTAACCTGCACCAGAAAAGGAAGATGTTCATTTTCCAATATGGCCCCTATTTTTTTAGCCATTTTATCCAACAATTCTATAAAAATGGCTTTCAGCAAATCCACTTTTCCGGGAAAATGCTTATAAAGGGTTTTCTTACTGATGCCCATTTCTTTGGCTATGGCTTCCATGGTGGTTTTGGTAAAGCCCGTTTTCCAAAAAAGCCGATGAGCTTTGGCCAAAATTTCAGCAGATTGATCTTTTTTCTTCGCCATCATGGTGGTTTTGGGCTGCAAATAAAATTTATTCATGGCAAATAACCGAATGAAAATGTGGAATCCATCCCAAATCTCTTCAGAAAATCACATAAAAAACAGTAGATTTGAACTTCTTTTAACCCATACCTCAGTCTGTTCGAAATGGATCAAATCACGAAAGAAGCCGCCAAAGAAAAAATAGAAAAGCTCACCCGTGAGATCAATTACCATAACCAACTCTATTACCAGGAAGATAAATCCGAAATCTCAGATTATGAGTTTGATCAGCTTATGGAAGAATTGGTCCATCTGGAAGAACAGTTTCCCGAATTACAGGATAAAAATAGCCCTAGCCAACATGTCGGGGGTACCATTACTAAGGAATTTGAGACGGTTGAACATGAAACCCGGATGTTGTCCCTGGGCAACACCTATTCCAAAGAGGAGTTAGAAGCATTTGACGAAAGAGTGGCTAAAGGCTTGGGACATCGTGATTACTCCTATTTTTGCGAGCTAAAATTTGACGGGGTAGCCATCAGTCTGATATATGAAAATGGCGATCTTGTCAGGGCAGTAACCCGAGGTGACGGATATAAAGGAGATGATGTAACCGCCAATGTAAAAACAATCCGGAATATCCCCTTGCACCTAAAAGGAAATGACTATCCGGAAAAATTTGATATCCGGGGAGAAATCTTTTTGCCCAAAAAGGAATTTGAAAAGATCAATGCCGAAAGGGAAGCCAACGGAGAAGCCTTATTGGCCAATCCGAGGAATACTACATCAGGGACTTTAAAGATGCAGGACAGCAGCATCGTGGCCAAAAGGAGGCTCAATTGTTATTTTTATCAGCTTCTTGGAGAGGATTTATCTGTAGAAAACCACAATGAAGCAGTTCAACTAATGGAAAAATGGGGGTTCAATGTATCCCCTACTTACAAAAATTGTAACAATTTTGAGGAGGTGCTAGATTATATAGAATCCTGGAGGGAAAAAAGGCATCAACTTCCTTTGGAAACCGATGGGGTGGTTTTAAAGGTTAACAATTACCAGCATAGGGAAACTCTGGGATTTACTGCAAAAAATCCCAGATGGGCCATTGCCTACAAGTACAAAGCAGAAAGTGCCGAAAGCAAATTACTTTCAGTAACCTATCAGGTAGGACGGACAGGAGCCATCACCCCTGTAGCAAACCTTTCCCCTGTATCATTGGCGGGAACCACTGTAAAAAGAGCTTCTCTTCATAATGCCAATGAAATTGAAAGATTAGACCTGCACATGGGCGATACTGTCAATGTGGAAAAAGGAGGAGAAATCATTCCCAAAATCACAGGTGTGGTGCTGGAAAAACGAGAAAACTCCAGTAAGCCGATTAGCTATATCACCCAATGCCCCGAATGTGGGACTCCCTTGGAAAGAAAAGAAGGGGAAGCGAAACATTTTTGCCCCAATACCACTTCTTGCCCCCCACAAGTTTTGGGAAGAATTGAACATTTTGTACATAAAAGAGCCATGGACATTGATTCCCTGGGAACAGAAAGGCTTAGGGCATTGATAACCCAGGGATACATTTCCAATCCCTCTGACATATATAAACTAAAAGACCAAAAACAGCAGCTTTTGGGTCTTGAAATAAATGCCGACCAATATACCAAAAGCAGCAATGGTTACCTTTTTGTTTCCCTAAAGAAGGCTCTATTTGCAATTACCGAAGGCATCTCATTGGCATCCATAGAGAAATTTCTCCAAAGCAATGAAGAAGTAGACCAAGCCCATAAACTGGAGGCTTTTGAAAATTTTATAATGGAGAAAAAGAACAAGGCGAGCCTTAACCAGGCTAATTTGAAAAAACTGCAGGATGTACTTTCTAAGGAAAATTTTGACAAAATGGAGGATTATCTCCCTGTTTCCTCCGTGCTTTATCTCTTCCTTGGAAAGCAGGTTTCATTGGATGAATTGAACAAAATAACGAGGAAAAAAAACACAGTACATGATATAGTTTTGGCATTATCCCTGGACCTCACACAGGAACAAAAGGATAAAATCAAGCGGCTAAAAGGAAACACCTTCCAGTCAGGGGTAATTTCAAATATGCTTAAAGGAATTGAAGCCTCTAAAAACCAGTCTTTTGAAAAAGTCTTATTTGCTTTGGGAATCCGGAATATTGGAGAAAACACGGCTCAGATATTGGCCAGGCATTTCCTTAATATTGACGCGCTGATTCAGGCAGACCAAGAAGAATTATTAGCCATCAATGGTGTGGGTGAAACTTTGGTACAAAGCATTCAAGAGTATTTTGCTCAGGAAAAACACCTCAAAATGATTGAGGAATTAAAACAAGAAGGGCTTCATTTTGAAATTAAAAAAGAGGACAAACCTGAAGTAGCCAGTGAAAAATTAAAGGGATTAAAAATTTTGGCCTCCGGAAAGTTTGAACATTTCAAGAGAGATGAAATTATAGAGACCATCAACTCCCATGGTGGACAATATGTAAAATCAGTATCCAAAAACCTGGATTTTATCATTGAAGGTGCAGATATGGGCCCGAGTAAAAAAGAAAAAGCCGAACAACTTGGAGTTAAAATGATTTCGGAGGAGGCCTTCTTAAAGATGATAAAAGAATAACCCTGAAAAGATAGGTGCATGAAGAGGGTAAAAGAATTCTTTATAAAACAAAGGCTAAAAAAAATTCGGGCTAAAAAGGTGGAGAAATCCAAGAAATCGATGGAGCATTGGAATTCTATTCATATTTTAGCGATTTCTTACACAGAACTGCTCGCTGCAGAGTCAGTTCTAAAATCAGAATGGGGCCAAAATATCAGCATTAAGGGAATGCATTATGATGAATCAAGTGAAAGCGAGGAAACATTTTCATACAAGGATTTTTCTCTTTTTGGTCAACCCAACCAAAAACTTCAGCTTTTTCTCCAGGAAAAAACTGATTTACTATTGATTCCTTCCACAGATTTTAATCCCTTCACGGAATTGATATTAGCCCGTAAACAACCTGTTTACACGGTCGGCTTTTACCGTAAAGAATTAAGCCAATATTTCGATTTAATGCTTCAAAAGGAAAAAGAGAGCCTTGAATCAAGTATAAAACATTTACTTAAATACCTAAAGAAGATAAAATGAAAAAGTTTAAAGGGACTGGGGTAGCCTTGGTTACTCCGTTTCATGAGGATGGATCCATTGATTATAGTGGGTTTGAAAAAGTGATAGAGCATGTCATCCAGGGTGGTGCAGATTACCTGGTTGTATTGGGCACCACTGGAGAAACCGCTACCATGACCAAACCAGAAAAACAAGCCGTTTTAGCATCTTCGATCAAGGTGAATAAGGAAAGAGTTCCCATTGTATATGGGGTTGGAAGCAATAATACCCAGGCGGCAATGGAGGAAATAAGGGATACGGATTTTACTGGTGTTTCAGGCATACTTTCTGTCAGCCCTTATTATAACAAGCCCTCCCAACAGGGAATCATCTCTCACTTCCAAAATATCGCAGATGAAAGTCCTGTTCCTGTTATTCTTTATAATGTACCGGGAAGGACCATGTCAAATATGACAGCAAGCACCACCTTAGAACTTGCCAAACACCCCAATATCGTGGGCATTAAAGAAGCCAGTGGAGATATAGAACAGTGCATGCAGATTGTCCATCATAAACCAGAGGAATTCCTATTGATTTCTGGTGATGACATTCTAACTTGTGCCCTGAGGGCTATTGGTTGTGAAGGAGTCATTTCTGTTTTGGCCAATGCCTATCCAGAAATTTTTAAGGATATTATTCACGGTGATAAAGAAACTTCCATGAAAGCCGCATTTAGGCTTTTAGAAATAAATCCTCATATGTACGCTGAAAGTAACCCAGTGGGAGTAAAAAATTTACTGAAGCATATGGGAATATGTGGAGACCAAGTGAGGTTACCACTTTTAAAAGCAACTCCAGAATTGAACGAAAGAATAAAAGATGTATTGCAAAGGGTATAAAAAAAGGTGGCCAAATGGTCACCTTTTTTTAATTGGAATTAACCTTTATTTTTCATCTCTTGAACTTCCTTACGGATTTCTTGAGCTATATTTTTCAGATCTTGCATACCTTTTCTAACTCTAGTACCTGCTGCTTGATTATTCTTTTCATAGAACTTTTCAAAGTCAGCCTCTAAAGCCGTCACTAGGTCCTTGATTTCACTAAATCTGCTCATAATAAAAATTAATTTTTAGGTTGATGATAATTTTATTTTTTGTTCAATATAGTTAAAATGTTTATAAAACAACAGTATGGGGCGTTTTTTTGAAAATCTTATTCCCCAAAGCTAGTAGCCAATTCCGTATTTCGGTAATATCCACTGGTCAATTTATCTTTCACCGCTTCAAATGCTGTGATGGTTTCTTCCACATCCTCAAGAGTATGCGAGGCGGTCGGGATCAACCTAAGAATAATCATTCCCTTTGGGACTACAGGATAAATTACTACCGAACAGAAAATATTGTAATTTTCCCTAAGGTCCTTGCTCAGCGTTGCCGCTTCACCAACAGTTCCGTTTAGAACAACCGGGGTTACCGGGGTGGTAGTTGTCCCAATGCTAAACCCTTTTGCTTTCAAACCATTTTGAAGGGCATTGACCACCTTCCAAAGGTTGGCCTTTAACTCTGGCTTGCTTCTCAATAATTCCAATCGCTTCAAACCACCTTCCACAAAAATCATGGGCAAGGATTTGGCAAAGATCTGGGAACGCATATTGTATTTCAGGTAATGAACCACAGGTTCATTACCGGCAATGAAAGCTCCAATACCTGCCATGGATTTGGCAAAGGTGGAGAAATATAGGTCAATTTGATCTTGAACGCCTTGCTCCTCACCTGCTCCGGCACCATTTTCACCCATGGTACCAAAACCGTGGGCATCATCTACCAATAACCTGAACTGATATTTTCTTTTATACTGGACAATACCTTTCAGGTTGCCCATATTACCGGTCATTCCAAATACTCCCTCTGTAATGACCAAGATACCACCGCCTGTTTCCTTGGTAAGCTTTTCTGCCCTTTGAAGCTGTTTTTCAAAGTTCTCCATGTCATTATGAGGAAAAACAAACCGTTTCCCCATATGCATTCTCAAGGCATCAATGATACAAGCATGGCATTCACTGTCATATACAATGACGTCCTTTCTGTCCACCAAAGAATCAATTACAGACATGATTCCCTGGTAACCATAATTAAGCAAGTAGGCTTTTTCCTTTCCGACAAATTCAGCCAGTTCACTTTCCAATTTTTCATGCAAGTCCGTATTTCCAGACATCATCCTTGCACCCATTGGATATGCGGCTCCCCATTTCTGGGCAGCTTCAGCATCTGCTTTTCTTACTTCAGGATGATTGGCCAACCCCAGATAGTTGTTCAAACTCCAGGTTAACACTTCTTTTCCTTTAAATTTCATCCTGGGGGCAATCTCCCCTTCTAATTTGGGGAACATAAAGTAACCTTCTGATAACTCAGAATGCTTGCCCAAAGGCCCCAGATTGGTGTGTAATTTCTCGAATATATCCAAAGCTCAAACTGTTTAAATTACTTAATCCTAACGCTATAGTTTTCGTTAAAACCCTCAAAACTACTACATTTTGATCTTTATTGCAAAATTCATCCCACATTTCAATTATTCTTTCAATAGTTCACTATTTTTATTTATTTAGTAATAAACCCCGTCATAAAAAAAAATCTGGACATGGTCAATAAAAAAATAAAAAAAATTTTGGTTGCCAACAGGGGCGAAATCGCCCTACGAATAATGAGGACTGCCCGGGAAATGGGGATCAGAGCAGTGGCTGTTTACAGTGAAGCCGACCGGAAGTCCCCCCACGTCAGGTTTGCTGATGAAGCGGTTTTCCTGGGGCCGAGCCCCTCATCCCAATCCTACCTCAATGGGAAGAAAATTGTTGATTATGCTCTAAAATTAAAAGTGGATGGCATCCATCCTGGATATGGATTTCTTTCTGAAAATTCGGAGTTTGCCCAATTGGTGGAGGATGCTGGCCTTATTTTTATAGGCCCTTCCTCAAAATCCATCCAAATAATGGGAGATAAACTATCGGCCAAGAAAGCGGTAAGTCAATACAAAATCCCCATGATCCCGGGAACGGATGTGGCCATCACCGACCTTCAGGAAGCAAAAAATACTGCAAAAAAAATTGGTTATCCCATTTTAATCAAAGCCAGTGCTGGAGGCGGAGGAAAAGGTATGAGGGTTGTTGAAAAGGAAGGGGATTTGGAAAACCAGCTCCAAAGAGCCATAAGTGAAGCAAAATCCGCCTTTGGAAACCCTGCCGTTTTCCTTGAAAAATATATCAGTTCCCCTCGACATATTGAAATTCAAATTTTAGGTGACCAACAGGGCCATATGGTTTACCTTTTTGAAAGGGAATGCTCTATTCAAAGGAGGCATCAAAAAGTCATTGAAGAGGCTCCATCCCCAGTGGTTTCAGAGAAAATGAGAAAGGAAATGGGGGTAGCCGCCATTAAAGTGGCCAAATCTTGCCATTACCATGGTGCGGGTACGGTTGAATTTATAGTGGATGAAGAACTAAATTTCTATTTTCTGGAGATGAACACCAGACTTCAGGTGGAACATCCGGTTACCGAAATGATTACGGGAAAAGACTTGGTGAAGTACCAAATCCTTATCGCTGAGGGAAGAAGTTTGGATTTCGGGCAAGAAGATCTAACCATAAATGGTCATGCAATTGAGGTCAGGGTTTATGCTGAAGATCCACAAAATAATTTTTTACCTGATATAGGCAAGCTTAGAACTTATAAAAGGCCACAAGGTCCGGGGGTCAGGGTTGACGATGGTTTTGAGGAAGGCCTGGAAATCCCAATTCATTATGATCCCATGATTGCTAAATTGGTGGTTCATGATGAGAACCGTGAAAAAGCCATTCAAAGAATGATTAGAGCAGTACAGGAATATCAAATTGCCGGTCTGGAGACAACTTTATCCTTTGCACGGTTTGTGATGGAGCACCCTTGTTTCCAAAATGGGAATTTTAATACTAAATTTATTGAATTGCACTTTAGACCAAAAAAATTAAAATCCAATTTTGATAAAAACGAACAGGAAGTTTTGGCTGCCATTGGGGTGCATTTTTATCGAAAACATCATTCTTCAAATTCTGGCATTAGCGAGGAAAATAATATCTCCTTATGGAAAAAAAGGTTAAAAGATGGCTAATATCATTCCATTCCAAGCTTGGCATTACCATCCCATACTTTGGCCTTCGTTGAAAAATTTGGTGGCCCCACTTGCTGACAACCTCTCAGACAAAGAAATTAAGCACTTATTCCAAAATCCCAGAAACAGCATTCACCTCACCCCTATTTCCATCAAATTGGAAACAGATCATGCAGCAAAAAAACTTTCCGAATGGAAAAGTAAAAACATTTTGGTCCAGGATACTTCCCCTGGCATTTATGTATTTTATCAAAATTATAAATTTAAAGGGGAAACCTATTGCCTTAAAGGTTTTGTTGCCCTCATAGACCTTAGGGATTCAAAGGCCATATTAAGGCATGAAGACACCCTGGATACTCCGGTGAAAAACCAGGTCAAACTTCTTAAGCAAACCCAACTTCAGCCCAACCCAACACATGGATTGTACGAGGATCCTTCTTTCCGCCTGGAGCCTTTAATGGACCAAGCCATGTCTTCTCCCTTATTTGAATTTGAAAATCAAGATGGGGTCAAAGAATCCATTGCCGTAATTAATGATCCCCAATCCATTGCCAAATTTATACAAGTAATGGAATCCCAAACAATCATATTAGCGGATGGACACCACCGTTTAGAGGGAGCAATTGCTCACCAAAAGCTTTTACAACCCCAAACAGGTGCTTCCAAAAATGAGGCTTTTAATTATCATATGATGTATTTTACAAATGGAAGTTCTAACCAGTTGAAAATACTACCTACACATCGACTTTTCCGAAATCTTGAAATTGCACAAGAGGATATTGTCACTCGATTAGAAAAATTCTTTAATATCAAAAAGCTTAACTCTCCTAGGGATATTAATAATTTTCCATTGGTTACAAATTGGAGTTTTCTTCTCCTATTTAAGGAAGCTGCTTATTTTGTTCAACTTCGCCCAGAAAGCTTCAGGGCTTTTCCAACAAAAAGCCCTGAAGCAGTGAAAAACTTGGATTTATCCGTACTTCACCATTTCTTTGTCGAACAAATTTTGGGGATCCCCAAAATGAAACAAACCAATTCTGATAAGATCTCCTATGAAAGGGATATGGAGCAATGCTTCAAACAGGTAAAAAGTGGGAAGGCTACATTAGCTGTATTTACCAGGGAAATTTCCATTCAAGAGGTAATTGCAGTTTGTAAATCCGGATCCACTATGCCCCAAAAGTCCACGTATTTTTATCCAAAAACTTTAACTGGACTTTTGTTTTATTCCATTGAACAAAAAGACATCAATTTTCCATACATTTAAACTTTATGAATAAATTACTTCCTCCCTATAAAATTATTTTAGCTTCCAAATCCCCCCGGCGCCAGGAAATATTACAAGGATTGGATATTGATTTCGAAATAAGGACTAAGGAAGTCAACGAAGATTTTCCGGAAGATTTGCCTCAAAACCAGGTTGCCCGTTATTTGGCCGAAAAAAAAGCAGCGGCCTTCGTTGATGAAATGGGTGATAATGAAATTATAATCACATCAGATACCACAGTACTAATAAATGGTCAGGTGTTGAATAAACCAAAAGACCGGGAGGAAGCCATCCAAATGTTGAAACAGCTCTCCGGAAACGTCCATCATGTTATTTCGGGGGTTTGTATGATGGGCAAAAACAAAAAAATCGCTTTCGATGACCTTACGGAAGTTCATCTTAGAAATCTTTCTATAGATGAAATAGAAGCATACATTGATAATTACCACCCATTTGACAAAGCTGGTTCCTATGGCGTCCAAGAATGGATAGGATACGCAGCAGTTTTTAAATTAATAGGCTCCTTTTATACGGTGATGGGACTTCCTGTGCACCGGGTTTATGAAGAGCTAAAGAACTGGAAATCAAATTATTAGGATTGAGCTAATATTTGATATCTAAGGGATGCCATTAATGTAAGGCCAAACCCGAAGCTGCGTAGAAAATATTTTTGGCGCAGTTCCGTCCCCCCTTTCCCGGCCCCGGTTCCCATCTTCCTATCCTAAAACAAAAAAAGCCCACTGCTAAAGCAGTGGGTTGAATGAATGGGGGCGGCGACCTACTCTCCCGGATGTAACTCCAGTACCATCGGCGCGGCAGGGCTTAACTTCTCTGTTCGGGATGGGAAGAGGTGATCCCCTGCGCCGGGCCGCCCAAAATCTTTGGCCACTCAGGGCACTATAATTTCTTAAATTCTTTTGACAATGGACAGACAATACAAACCAACAGTGCAATCAAGTTTTCGGGCTATTAGTACTGCTCAGCTATGCCGTCTCCGACTTTACACCTGCAGCCTATCTACGTCATCGTCTCTGACAACCCTGTTTGGAAACCTCATCTCGAGGAGGGTTTCGCACTTAGATGCTTTCAGCGCTTATCCCTTCCGGACGTAGCTACCCGGCAGTGCAGTTGGCACCACAACCGGTACACCAGCGGTCCGTCCAACCCGGTCCTCTCGTACTAAGGTCAGACCCTCTCAAGTTTCCCACGCCCGCAACAGATAGGGACCGAACTGTCTCACGACGTTCTGAACCCAGCTCGCGTGCCACTTTAATGGGCGAACAGCCCAACCCTTGGGACCTTCTCCAGCCCCAGGATGTGACGAGCCGACATCGAGGTGCCAAACCTCCCCGTCGATGTGAGCTCTTGGGGGAGATCAGCCTGTTATCCCCAGAGTACCTTTTATCCTTTGAGCGACGGCCCTTCCATACGGTACCGCCGGATCACTATACCCGTGTTTCCACCCTGCTCGGCTTGTCGGCCTCGCAGTCAAGCTCCCTTATGCTATTGCGCTCCACGCACGGTTACCAAGCGTGCTGAGGGAACCTTTGGAAGCCTCCGTTATCCTTTTGGAGGCGACCACCCCAGTCAAACTACCCACCAAACAATGTCTCCGCCTTAGGCGGATTAGACACCAAGCAAACAAAGGGCCGTATTTCAACAGTGGCTCCAAAACGCCTGGCGACGCTCCTTCATTGCCTCCGGCCTATCCTACACATCATTTACCCAATGCCAATGTTAAGCTGCAGTAAAGGTTCATGGGGTCTTTCCGTCCCGTTGCGGGTACGCGGCATCTTCACCGCGACTACAATTTCACCGAGCTCATGGCTGAGACAGTGCCCAGATCGTTACACCATTCGTGCAGGTCGGAACTTACCCGACAAGGAATTTCGCTACCTTAGGACCGTTATAGTTACGGCCGCCGTTTACCGGGGCTTCAGTTCAGCGCTTCTCTTACGATAACGCCCCC includes the following:
- a CDS encoding TetR/AcrR family transcriptional regulator; translated protein: MNKFYLQPKTTMMAKKKDQSAEILAKAHRLFWKTGFTKTTMEAIAKEMGISKKTLYKHFPGKVDLLKAIFIELLDKMAKKIGAILENEHLPFLVQVRSLHATLSAQLSRINPSLMLDLKENLPHIFLQIRGEIISNCKSPVQNFIKKGKEEGLIQEDIQDELGAVICMSFLKNLMDEEFLQQFTKESPRQEPKLAELSQQFFLLVFEGVLTEEAREDMKGLT
- the ligA gene encoding NAD-dependent DNA ligase LigA — translated: MDQITKEAAKEKIEKLTREINYHNQLYYQEDKSEISDYEFDQLMEELVHLEEQFPELQDKNSPSQHVGGTITKEFETVEHETRMLSLGNTYSKEELEAFDERVAKGLGHRDYSYFCELKFDGVAISLIYENGDLVRAVTRGDGYKGDDVTANVKTIRNIPLHLKGNDYPEKFDIRGEIFLPKKEFEKINAEREANGEALLANPRNTTSGTLKMQDSSIVAKRRLNCYFYQLLGEDLSVENHNEAVQLMEKWGFNVSPTYKNCNNFEEVLDYIESWREKRHQLPLETDGVVLKVNNYQHRETLGFTAKNPRWAIAYKYKAESAESKLLSVTYQVGRTGAITPVANLSPVSLAGTTVKRASLHNANEIERLDLHMGDTVNVEKGGEIIPKITGVVLEKRENSSKPISYITQCPECGTPLERKEGEAKHFCPNTTSCPPQVLGRIEHFVHKRAMDIDSLGTERLRALITQGYISNPSDIYKLKDQKQQLLGLEINADQYTKSSNGYLFVSLKKALFAITEGISLASIEKFLQSNEEVDQAHKLEAFENFIMEKKNKASLNQANLKKLQDVLSKENFDKMEDYLPVSSVLYLFLGKQVSLDELNKITRKKNTVHDIVLALSLDLTQEQKDKIKRLKGNTFQSGVISNMLKGIEASKNQSFEKVLFALGIRNIGENTAQILARHFLNIDALIQADQEELLAINGVGETLVQSIQEYFAQEKHLKMIEELKQEGLHFEIKKEDKPEVASEKLKGLKILASGKFEHFKRDEIIETINSHGGQYVKSVSKNLDFIIEGADMGPSKKEKAEQLGVKMISEEAFLKMIKE
- a CDS encoding DUF6913 domain-containing protein, which encodes MKRVKEFFIKQRLKKIRAKKVEKSKKSMEHWNSIHILAISYTELLAAESVLKSEWGQNISIKGMHYDESSESEETFSYKDFSLFGQPNQKLQLFLQEKTDLLLIPSTDFNPFTELILARKQPVYTVGFYRKELSQYFDLMLQKEKESLESSIKHLLKYLKKIK
- the dapA gene encoding 4-hydroxy-tetrahydrodipicolinate synthase — encoded protein: MKKFKGTGVALVTPFHEDGSIDYSGFEKVIEHVIQGGADYLVVLGTTGETATMTKPEKQAVLASSIKVNKERVPIVYGVGSNNTQAAMEEIRDTDFTGVSGILSVSPYYNKPSQQGIISHFQNIADESPVPVILYNVPGRTMSNMTASTTLELAKHPNIVGIKEASGDIEQCMQIVHHKPEEFLLISGDDILTCALRAIGCEGVISVLANAYPEIFKDIIHGDKETSMKAAFRLLEINPHMYAESNPVGVKNLLKHMGICGDQVRLPLLKATPELNERIKDVLQRV
- a CDS encoding histone H1 is translated as MSRFSEIKDLVTALEADFEKFYEKNNQAAGTRVRKGMQDLKNIAQEIRKEVQEMKNKG
- a CDS encoding aminotransferase class I/II-fold pyridoxal phosphate-dependent enzyme; the protein is MDIFEKLHTNLGPLGKHSELSEGYFMFPKLEGEIAPRMKFKGKEVLTWSLNNYLGLANHPEVRKADAEAAQKWGAAYPMGARMMSGNTDLHEKLESELAEFVGKEKAYLLNYGYQGIMSVIDSLVDRKDVIVYDSECHACIIDALRMHMGKRFVFPHNDMENFEKQLQRAEKLTKETGGGILVITEGVFGMTGNMGNLKGIVQYKRKYQFRLLVDDAHGFGTMGENGAGAGEEQGVQDQIDLYFSTFAKSMAGIGAFIAGNEPVVHYLKYNMRSQIFAKSLPMIFVEGGLKRLELLRSKPELKANLWKVVNALQNGLKAKGFSIGTTTTPVTPVVLNGTVGEAATLSKDLRENYNIFCSVVIYPVVPKGMIILRLIPTASHTLEDVEETITAFEAVKDKLTSGYYRNTELATSFGE
- a CDS encoding acetyl-CoA carboxylase biotin carboxylase subunit; translated protein: MVNKKIKKILVANRGEIALRIMRTAREMGIRAVAVYSEADRKSPHVRFADEAVFLGPSPSSQSYLNGKKIVDYALKLKVDGIHPGYGFLSENSEFAQLVEDAGLIFIGPSSKSIQIMGDKLSAKKAVSQYKIPMIPGTDVAITDLQEAKNTAKKIGYPILIKASAGGGGKGMRVVEKEGDLENQLQRAISEAKSAFGNPAVFLEKYISSPRHIEIQILGDQQGHMVYLFERECSIQRRHQKVIEEAPSPVVSEKMRKEMGVAAIKVAKSCHYHGAGTVEFIVDEELNFYFLEMNTRLQVEHPVTEMITGKDLVKYQILIAEGRSLDFGQEDLTINGHAIEVRVYAEDPQNNFLPDIGKLRTYKRPQGPGVRVDDGFEEGLEIPIHYDPMIAKLVVHDENREKAIQRMIRAVQEYQIAGLETTLSFARFVMEHPCFQNGNFNTKFIELHFRPKKLKSNFDKNEQEVLAAIGVHFYRKHHSSNSGISEENNISLWKKRLKDG
- a CDS encoding DUF1015 domain-containing protein translates to MANIIPFQAWHYHPILWPSLKNLVAPLADNLSDKEIKHLFQNPRNSIHLTPISIKLETDHAAKKLSEWKSKNILVQDTSPGIYVFYQNYKFKGETYCLKGFVALIDLRDSKAILRHEDTLDTPVKNQVKLLKQTQLQPNPTHGLYEDPSFRLEPLMDQAMSSPLFEFENQDGVKESIAVINDPQSIAKFIQVMESQTIILADGHHRLEGAIAHQKLLQPQTGASKNEAFNYHMMYFTNGSSNQLKILPTHRLFRNLEIAQEDIVTRLEKFFNIKKLNSPRDINNFPLVTNWSFLLLFKEAAYFVQLRPESFRAFPTKSPEAVKNLDLSVLHHFFVEQILGIPKMKQTNSDKISYERDMEQCFKQVKSGKATLAVFTREISIQEVIAVCKSGSTMPQKSTYFYPKTLTGLLFYSIEQKDINFPYI
- a CDS encoding Maf family nucleotide pyrophosphatase, with the translated sequence MNKLLPPYKIILASKSPRRQEILQGLDIDFEIRTKEVNEDFPEDLPQNQVARYLAEKKAAAFVDEMGDNEIIITSDTTVLINGQVLNKPKDREEAIQMLKQLSGNVHHVISGVCMMGKNKKIAFDDLTEVHLRNLSIDEIEAYIDNYHPFDKAGSYGVQEWIGYAAVFKLIGSFYTVMGLPVHRVYEELKNWKSNY